One genomic window of Choristoneura fumiferana chromosome 14, NRCan_CFum_1, whole genome shotgun sequence includes the following:
- the LOC141434887 gene encoding serine protease SP24D-like, translating into MCLKRRIQLLLVSFLLTTTAEGQLIERLRQRDQIGLERYPTGINLSSGSEQCEPMTFSLPKPETGCCGLHKFDETNFRAGKRLYKRNVQDEEIYEDGEMSDGNDSEDEHYYEYEYNSSELKNDTLPESRRKRDIIDGFINPPSKFIVAGSTADISYYPWIVHLEILIRRTNYISTCGGSLINSKFVLTAGHCMPLELQSLNDIKVVLAEYDTRTPSMDCISYSNGERKCVNNVVMNPEQIFRHPQGHDIAILRLRGIAPYSEFIRPICLPPFNIDTPRNRDLELVVAGWGALYETSPGHPLKQFTTVNLVPLQECSLLSNVPPEMICAIGHNGQDACYGDSGGPLMAYYNGNYILVGIVSGKHVVGAHCGSQVPTSYVNVYLYLNWIQSVMKPY; encoded by the exons atgtgcCTCAAGCGTAGAATTCAACTAttattagttagttttttaCTGACAACAACTGCTGAAGGACAGTTAATTGAAAGATTAAGGCAAAGGGACCAAATAGGTTTAGAGAGATACCCAACTGGAATCAATTTAAGTTCCGGAAGTGAACAATGTGAACCTATGACATTTTCTCTCCCGAAACCAGAAACGGGGTGCTGTGGTCTTCACAAGTTTGATGAAACTAACT TTAGAGCCGGTAAGAGGTTATATAAAAGAAATGTTCAAGATGAAGAAATATATGAAGACGGAGAAATGTCCGACGGAAATGACAGTGAAGACGAGCATTACTACGAATACGAATACAATAGTTCTGAGTTGAAAAACGATACACTTCCAGAATCCAGGCGAAAACGAGACATAATTGACGGATTCATAAACCCACCAAGCAAATTCATCGTTG CTGGAAGTACCGCTGATATATCCTACTACCCCTGGATAGTGCATCTGGAAATTCTTATTAGACgaactaattatatttcaacCTGCGGTGGTTCATTGATCAACTCTAAATTCGTGTTGACAGCTGGACATTGTATGCCATTAGAGTTGCAAAGTTTGAATGA TATCAAAGTCGTATTAGCAGAATACGACACAAGGACTCCGTCAATGGATTGCATAAGCTACTCGAACGGGGAAAGGAAATGCGTCAACAACGTGGTGATGAACCCTGAGCAAATCTTCAGGCACCCCCAAGGTCATGACATAGCGATATTAAGGCTACGAGGAATCGCACCGTACTCAG AATTCATACGACCAATATGCCTTCCGCCGTTCAACATTGATACTCCACGTAACCGAGATTTAGAACTAGTGGTGGCTGGATGGGGCGCCTTATACGAAACCAGCCCAGGGCATCCGCTGAAACAATTCACGACGGTCAATTTAGTTCCCCTTCAAGAATGCAGCTTACTAAGCAATGTGCCTCCAGAAATGATATGTGCGATTGGTCATAATGGGCAAGATGCTTGCTACGGGGATTCAGGTGGTCCTCTCATGGCTTACTACAATGGGAACTACATATTGGTCGGGATTGTTAGCGGTAAGCATGTTGTAGGGGCTCATTGTGGGTCCCAAGTGCCCACGTCTTACGTGAATGTGTATCTGTACCTTAACTGGATACAGAGTGTCATGAAACCGTATTAA